The Watersipora subatra chromosome 1, tzWatSuba1.1, whole genome shotgun sequence genome has a window encoding:
- the LOC137399327 gene encoding NHP2-like protein 1: MTDEINPKAYPLADAELTKKILDLVQQAVNYKQLRKGANEATKTLNRGISEFIVMAADAEPLEILMHLPLLCEDKNVPYVFVRSKQALGRACGVTRPVIACSVTVNEGSQLKSTITTTQQMIERLLI; encoded by the exons ACTGACGAAATTAACCCAAAAGCTTACCCCCTTGCTGATGCTGAGTTGACAAAGAAAATTCTTGATCTTGTGCAACAAGCTGTCAACTATAAACAGCTCAGAAAAGGCGCCAATGAGG CGACCAAGACACTTAACAGAGGAATCTCAGAGTTCATTGTGATGGCTGCTGATGCTGAGCCTTTGGAAATTCTTATGCATTTGCCCCTTCTTTGTGAGGACAAG AATGTCCCATATGTGTTTGTGAGATCAAAGCAAGCCTTAGGTCGGGCATGCGGTGTAACGAGGCCAGTGATTGCCTGCTCTGTCACTGTCAATGAGGGATCCCAGCTAAAATCTACCATAACCACAACTCAACAGATGATAGAGCGGCTATTAATTTAG